One genomic segment of Tursiops truncatus isolate mTurTru1 chromosome 4, mTurTru1.mat.Y, whole genome shotgun sequence includes these proteins:
- the P2RY14 gene encoding P2Y purinoceptor 14: protein MNATTAPPTEGSCPRNTLITQQIIPVLYFVVFVAGILLNGVSGWIFFYVPSSKSFIVYLKNIVVSDFLMSLTFPFKILGDSGLGPWQLNVFVCRVSAVLFYVNMYVSIMFFGLIGFDRYYKIVKPLLTSFIQSVNYSKLLSVLVWSLTLLLAIPNVILTNRSVGKATRIKCMDLKNELGLKWHRASNYIFVAVFWIVFLSLVVFYTAITRKIFKSHLKSRKNSISVKKKSSRNICSIMCVFFVCFVPYHVARIPYTRSQTETHYSCQSKEILLYVKEFSLLLSAANVCLDPIIYFFLCHPFREVLCKKLHIPLKAQHDSEASKKRGNVTQESTDTV, encoded by the coding sequence ATGAACGCCACCACTGCCCCACCCACAGAGGGGTCCTGCCCCCGGAACACCCTCATAACCCAGCAAATCATCCCCGTGCTGTACTTCGTGGTCTTCGTGGCCGGGATCCTCCTCAACGGCGTGTCCGGGTGGATATTCTTCTACGTGCCCAGCTCCAAGAGTTTCATCGTCTATCTCAAAAACATCGTCGTCAGTGACTTCCTGATGAGCCTGACTTTTCCTTTTAAGATCCTGGGAGACTCAGGCCTCGGGCCCTGGCAGCTGAACGTGTTTGTGTGCCGGGTCTCGGCCGTGCTCTTCTACGTCAACATGTACGTCAGCATCATGTTCTTTGGGCTCATCGGCTTTGACAGATACTATAAAATCGTGAAGCCTCTCTTGACTTCGTTCATCCAGTCCGTGAACTACAGCAAGCTCCTGTCGGTGCTGGTGTGGAGCCTCACGCTGCTGCTTGCCATCCCCAACGTGATCCTGACCAACCGGAGCGTCGGGAAGGCCACACGCATTAAATGCATGGACCTGAAGAACGAACTGGGCCTCAAGTGGCACCGAGCCTCCAACTACATCTTTGTAGCTGTCTTCTGGATTGTGTTTCTCTCCTTAGTCGTGTTCTACACTGCTATCACGAGGAAAATCTTTAAGTCCCACCTGAAGTCCAGAAAGAACTCCATCTCGGTCAAGAAGAAATCTAGCCGCAATATATGCAGCATCATGTGcgtgttttttgtctgttttgttccttaCCATGTTGCCAGAATCCCCTACACTCGGAGCCAGACAGAGACCCATTACAGCTGCCAGTCAAAAGAAATCCTGCTCTATGTGAAAGAATTCTCTCTGCTGTTGTCAGCTGCAAACGTATGCCTGGACcccattatttatttctttctgtgcCATCCATTTAGAGAAGTCTTATGTAAGAAACTGCATATCCCATTAAAAGCTCAGCATGACTCAGAAGCTTCcaaaaaaaggggaaatgtaACACAAGAAAGCACAGATACTGTGTGA
- the GPR171 gene encoding G-protein coupled receptor 171 produces the protein MTNSSTFCPVYRDLEPFTYFFYLVFLVGIIGSCFAAWAFIQKNTNHRCVSIYLINLLTADFLLTLALPVKITVDLGVAPWKLRIFHCQVTACLIYINMYLSIIFLAFVSIDRCLQLTYSCKIYRIQEPGFAKMISTVVWLMVLLIMLPNMVIPIKDVKEKPNVGCVEFKQEFGRNWHLMTNFICIAIFFNFSAIILISNCLVIRQLYRNKDHENYPNVKRALINILLVTTGYIICFVPYHIVRIPYTLSQTEVISDCSTRISLFKAKEATLLLAVSNLCFDPILYYHLSKAFRLKVTETFASRKETKAQKEKSSGENNA, from the coding sequence ATGACCAACAGTTCTACCTTCTGCCCAGTTTACAGAGACCTGGAGCcgttcacatattttttttatttagttttccttGTTGGAATTATTGGAAGTTGTTTTGCAGCCTGGGCTTtcatacagaaaaacacaaatcacAGGTGTGTAAGCATATACTTAATTAATTTGCTTACAGCCGACTTCCTGCTTACTCTGGCACTACCAGTAAAAATCACTGTCGACTTGGGCGTGGCCCCCTGGAAGCTGAGGATATTCCACTGCCAAGTAACAGCCTGCCTCATCTACATTAATATGTACTTATCAATTATCTTCCTAGCATTTGTTAGCATTGATCGCTGTCTTCAGTTGACATACAGCTGCAAGATTTATCGAATACAAGAACCTGGATTTGCCAAAATGATATCGACTGTTGTATGGTTGATGGTCCTTCTTATAATGCTGCCGAACATGGTAATTCCCATCAAAGATGTGAAGGAAAAGCCCAACGTGGGTTGCGTGGAATTcaaacaggagtttggaagaaactGGCATTTGATGACAAATTTCATATGCATCGCAATATTCTTCAATTTCTCAGCCATCATCTTAATATCTAACTGCCTTGTCATTCGACAACTCTACAGAAACAAAGACCATGAAAACTATCCAAATGTGAAAAGAGCTCTCATCAATATACTTTTGGTGACTACAGGCTACATCATATGCTTTGTTCCTTATCACATTGTCCGAATCCCATACACCCTCAGCCAGACAGAGGTCATATCTGACTGCTCCACCAGGATTTCACTTTTCAAAGCCAAGGAGGCCACGCTGCTGCTGGCTGTGTCCAACCTGTGTTTTGATCCGATCCTGTACTATCACCTCTCAAAAGCTTTCCGCTTAAAGGTCACGGAGACGTTTGCTTCACGTAAGGAGACCAAggctcagaaagaaaaatcaagtggTGAAAACAATGCATAA